One genomic window of Branchiostoma floridae strain S238N-H82 chromosome 4, Bfl_VNyyK, whole genome shotgun sequence includes the following:
- the LOC118414811 gene encoding intelectin-1a-like gives MMRAILLVWFATALACGLPNDILRDTGKAKCTCENLQAAVTDLEARLSQMETTVAATQTLASLDHALGTELNPALSCLLIKQNNPSSQDGAYFLIGKDGTIYQTYCDMTTAGGGWTLVSSVHEDDMYGKCTAGDRWTSTRGNSLHYPEGDGNWANVHTFGSMGSATTDDYKNPGYFSISASNVMLWHVPNNVPPKEYKTAAYLRYRTATGFLGDFGGNLYSLFKDHFPIAYGLGTHTHDNGPAIPIVYDLGNNTLMESLLPPNVVTYREAVPGFVQFRVFTNTRSCTAVCPGVNYVGPNAEQVCIGGGGYWAEGLSQCGDYLWKAYSGYGTGIAWSANQLVTESVIMFFYR, from the exons ATGATGAGGGCAATCCTACTCGTTTGGTTCGCTACGGCCCTCGCGTGTGGCTTACCGAATGACATCCTGCGGGATACAGGAAAGGCCAAATGCACCTGCGAAAATCTGCAG GCAGCAGTCACCGACCTCGAGGCTCGTCTGTCGCAGATGGAGACCACCGTCGCGGCCACTCAAACCCTGGCTAGCCTGGACCACGCTCTCGGTACCGAGCTCAACCCCGCCTTGTCCTGTCTTCTCATCAAACAGAACAACCCCTCCAGCCAGGACGGTGCCTACTTCCTTATCGGGAAGGACGGGACCATCTACCAGACCTACTGCGACATGACCACGGCCGGAGGCGGCTGGACGCTGGTCTCCAGCGTGCACGAGGACGACATGTACGGCAAGTGTACGGCCGGGGATCGCTGGACCAGTACCCGAGGGAACAGCCTCCACTATCCAGAGGGAGATGGCAACTGGGCCAATGTGCACACCTTCGGCTCCATGGGGTCGGCCACTACAGACGACTACAAGAACCCAGGCTACTTCAGCATCAGCGCCTCCAACGTCATGCTGTGGCACGTACCGAACAACGTACCGCCAAAAGAGTACAAAACCGCCGCCTACCTACGGTACCGAACCGCCACCGGTTTCCTTGGGGACTTTGGAGGTAATCTGTACTCTCTGTTCAAAGATCACTTCCCCATTGCTTACGGACTGGGCACGCACACCCACGACAACGGTCCGGCCATCCCGATTGTGTACGACCTTGGTAACAATACTCTAATGGAGTCACTGTTGCCCCCGAACGTCGTTACTTACCGCGAAGCCGTCCCCGGGTTCGTGCAGTTTCGGGTGTTCACCAATACTCGTTCTTGCACTGCGGTTTGTCCAGGTGTCAACTACGTCGGCCCCAATGCAGAGCAAGTGTGTATCGGTGGAGGTGGATACTGGGCGGAGGGTCTGTCTCAGTGCGGCGACTACTTGTGGAAGGCATATAGCGGCTATGGTACCGGCATCGCCTGGAGCGCGAACCAGCTAGTCACCGAGTCCGTCATCATGTTCTTTTACCGCTAG
- the LOC118414857 gene encoding 60S ribosomal protein L26-like, producing MKFNKMVSSSRRKNRKRHFNAPSHVRRKIMSSPLSKELRAKYNVRAMPIRKDDEVQVTRGHYKGSQVGKVVSVYRKKFVCYIERIQREKANGATVYVGIHPSKMEITKLKMDKDRKAIIDRKAASRQQTEKQKGKIQEEDIE from the exons ATGAAGTTCAACAAGATGGTGTCCTCCTCCCGGAGGAAGAACCGCAAGCGTCACTTCAACGCGCCCTCCCACGTCCGCAGGAAGATCATGAGCTCGCCGCTGTCCAAGGAGCTCCGCGCCAAGTACAACGTGCGCGCCATGCCCATCCGCAAGGACGACGAGGTTCAG GTGACCAGAGGTCACTACAAGGGCAGCCAGGTCGGCAAGGTGGTGTCCGTCTACAGAAAGAAATTTGTCTGCTACATCGAGAGAATCCAGCGTGAGAAGGCCAACGGTGCAACCGTGTACGTTGGTATCCACCCTTCAAAG ATGGAGATCACGAAACTTAAGATGGACAAGGACCGTAAGGCTATCATCGACCGTAAGGCTGCCAGCAGACAGCAGACAGAGAAGCAGAAGGGCAAGATCCAGGAGGAGGACATCGAGTAG